In the Candidatus Binatia bacterium genome, GAAAGCCGCGGCCGTCGCCGAGGTCCGGGTTGTACACGCGGAACTGGTGACCGTGGTAGCGCAGCGCGAGCGGTTCGGGGAGGTTCTCGGGCAGCGGCGCGAAGGCGGCGAAGTGGCGCTCCCACTCGTCCGCGTCGAGCTCGCCGAGCCCGACGCGCTCCGCCCAGCGCTGGTTGCGAAAGCGCAGGCGGTGCATCGGGAAGCGCGCCGGCGTGACGACGTCGTAGAAGCCGTCGCCGAGCTCGAGGATGCGGGGCGCCGGACGGTACGTCGGGGAGATGGGCATCGCGCTCTGCGAGCCGTCGCGGCGCGCGGACGCGCGCCCCGCGCGCTACGGCCGCTTGACCTCGCGCCCGAGCTTCTCCGACACCACGGCGGCGATGCGCTCGTAGAGATCGTGCCCGTCGCGGTCGTCGACCCAGGTGTTGCGCTCGGGGCTCCAGTCGTAGTGCCAGGCGCGGACGCCCGCCGCGAACCACATCTGGTGGTTGCCCGACTGCCGATTCAGGACGAAGCGCGTCTTGTCGGCGAACTCGATCGAGACCATGCCGTCGGTGGTCGAGAAGTCGACCTCGTCGGGGTCGAAATCTTCGAGCCAGGCCGTGACGCGCGACAGGCACTCGTCGGCGAGG is a window encoding:
- the cyaY gene encoding iron donor protein CyaY, whose translation is MTVQEYLHLADECLSRVTAWLEDFDPDEVDFSTTDGMVSIEFADKTRFVLNRQSGNHQMWFAAGVRAWHYDWSPERNTWVDDRDGHDLYERIAAVVSEKLGREVKRP